The Lolium rigidum isolate FL_2022 chromosome 2, APGP_CSIRO_Lrig_0.1, whole genome shotgun sequence genomic interval TGGTGGATGCCTATGCCAAGTCCAAGGTCTTGGAGGACGAAGCCAAGATCATGGCCGAGGAGAACCGGATCATGCTCACGGACCTGGCCACCATCTCCGATCCCATGCAAAGGGCTTGGATTGAGAAGAAGCAAAAGATGATCCTTGCTCTTGATGATTGAAGGGCATTAGCATAGATGATTGCGATTTGGGTGAGAGTAGCCACTTTTTAGGTGAAGCTTCCACTTTTTTGGATAAATTGTATAAGATATTGTCTCACTTTGCACATTTGAGAGAAACTTGCCACATATTATGCTTGTCAATTGCTATGTTTTTGTGTTACAATTTGAAATAGAGTGGCCAACAAGCCAGGTTTTCAAAATTGACAGCGAATAAATGGATAGCGTTATACGGGCAGACCGGACTGCGAGACGCATTCTCTCAGCGGATCAACCCAAACGGATAGAAACAGACGGTTTGgatcaccaacttggattgaTTCGCTGAAGATGCGCTTACTCCAAACCCTCTGGCATTCCAGCTGCTGGGAGCTGCCAAAGCTACAGATCTGGGCTCGTGTTTTGCTTCCAATAGTTTCTTCCGTGTTCATCCGACGCGGCTTTCCCCGCAcgacgaggacaacgacgacgTGATTACGCACCGGATTATATAAACAAGCTAATGCTCCGCTACGCGGTCTCGATTCTCGACTCGATCTTTTCTCGCTCCCCATCTCGATCGACGGTGAGTATTTTTCTGCTGTTTTATAACCGCCGCCACGTTTTTCAGAAGCGATCGCGACGCCACCCCAACTCCACGTCCAAGTGACCACACTCCATTTTCGGGCCTCCTTAAATAGTGCCAAGACTTGGCTCCAGCTCTCATCGCAACACAGGCACACAGCTTACCGGTGTCAAGTACACTTGTCTTACTTAGCTGTCTAGCCAGCTGCACCGTCGCCTGCTTCCGGTTGAGCTCGCTAGCCCGCGCGCTCCGACGATGACGGTGGCCCCGGCGACGCAGCTGGCTGGCGGCGGGAGGCGGTACGCGCTGCTGCTGGCGCTGAACGACTCGGAGTACGCCAGGAAGGCGCACGGCGGGTACGGCAAGGTCTTCGTCGGCGCCCTCCGCTCCAGCTCCGAGGATACCTGGGACTGCTACCGCGTCATCGACGGCGAGTTCCCCGCGGCCGAAGAGCTGGAACTCTACGACGGCTTCGTGGTGAGCGGCAGCCCGCACGACGCCCACGGCGACGGCGCGCCGTGCTGGGTGCGCCGGCTCTGCCTCCTCCTCCAGACCGTGCACGCCATGGGCAAGCGCGTCCTCGGCGTCTGCTTCGGCCACCAGGCCCTCTGCCGCGCGCTCGGCGGCAAGGTCGGGAGAGCGACCGGCGGGTGGGTCGTCGGCGTGAAGGAGGTGACATTCGTGGAGGATGTGGAAGGTTTTGAGTTCTTGGAGGAGGGGGTTTCTCGCCGGAGGAGCGCCAGCATCATCGAGGTTCACCAAGATGAGGTATGCATATCTGTGATTGAACGCGCGGCTAATTATTGCTCCcctttttttttaatatttagcaATGTCAATGGCCAATGCAGAGTTGACATTTGAAAGGAAAACATGCATGTTACCGCACGCGAAGATGACATTTTCTTTAGAAATACACGTGAACCACACATGTGGGAACTACATTTCAAGTTCGCACTAGTTCCATAAGCATTTCTTCGATATGTCAAATTTGAGATGACTTCTTTTCAATAGTTGCTTTTCCATAGGGACACCAATAAGTTGGCAACATGGCCTGTCGTAAGAGCGAAGACACATTAGGAGACTTGACCCTTTTAATTTTCAGATTTGCTAGTTTTAAGCTGGCTCCTACTTGAAAGCCAAGTTAGTTCTCGGTCAAGTCCTAAACAAGAGACAATAATACTTGCCCAATTTTATAATCTTGATTACGAACTTGCCCAACTTGGCTAGCTTTGACATTTGACGCGTTAGTTTTGTGCTCCATAATTAGATAATTAATGCCACTTGCAAATTGAGTTGCATTTCCATCGTCAGCTGGGCATTCAGTATTTTTTTATCTGTGACGCTGTGGTTTATGTCGGAGGTACTAATTTGGTGCGATTTGACTTGTAATTAATCAATAGGTGTGGGAGGTACCGCCCGGTGGCAAGGTGCTGGCCTACTCCGACAAGACGCGCGTGGAGATGTTCGCCGTCGGCGACAACGCCCTCGGCATCCAGGGCCACCCGGAGTACACCAACGACATCCTCCTCAACCTCATCGGCCGCCTCGTCAACGACGGCACCGTCGACGGCTGCGCGGGCGAGGCCGCGCGCCGGACGGCGGAGAGCGGCGGGCCGGACCGCGAGTTCTGGACGGGGCTCTGCAAGGGCTTCCTGATGGGCGGTGGCGCCGCCGTAGCCGCCAGGACTCCGGCGCCGGAGCTGAGCTGCTGCCATCGCGTCGCGTGCTTCCCTGCGGCTGCTTCAGGTCCCATTGGCTTGTAGGTTAGCACTTTTGCACGGTCACGTTACGTACGTACGGTCGTTGCATGCGGCTTATAGAGTTCAGCGCATGCAGCATGTGCTATACTGCTATGCATAGTAGTATGGCTTTTTTTTCCACGGTCACGTTACGTACGTACGGTCGTTCCTGAGTACGCGTGCACGTACGATCGGTGAAGCGACAGGACAAGCGGATGCCTTTTTTTTCGCGTGTGCTGCATTGTACAGCATGTGTTGTATGATTTCCAATGATTGAATGGATGAGGGATATGTGGTTTGGGCGATGACACTTATCCAGGCAGTGGCGGACCCAGGAAGGAACGGGAGGGGGCACAccttcaaatttttttttgcgCTCCCCAAATAATGAAAAACCTTTGCCTATAGAACAATGTATAAGAAAAAAGTTTCCCCCAAAAAAGTTAAAAGTCtttggcaatttttttttgccCCGCCATTCTTCATACTAACGGTGTTCAAGAAGATGCAATCTTCTTTGATACTTGTTTCTCAAATGTAGCGCAATTTTGCTCTTCCTCTTCATTTCTACACAATTGAAACATTAGCAATTTACAAATTAGAGAGAAATGAGAATTCGGGCTCACCGCGCTCACTGCTGGTCATCGACGGGAAGATCACTTAGAGAGGGGTCAAGGGGAGAGAGGCGGCCGGCGGGAAGAGGGGGGAAGGCCGAGGCCGAGCCGGGGAGCCGGCGGGAAGAGGGATTGAGGGAGTCCAGTGATATGCCGTTATCTACATTGGTTTgtgatgatatgggcacggaggcctatgtggagcccaatttcaggactccaccaacctaggtggtacgccatcaaggattcaggagtgacacgctaggacgacctagccatgtaataattaagtctaaggttgtgtcattcattctatgttaggaaataatgtagccaggtcatgcttgtgggccatctagggttttaatagagtacggTTTGACTTGGgctctgtccaagtcgaactaggttaggcccaataagggggccggccggccagctctccctctcatataaggagatggcacggctagggtttaggatagaACAAGTTGAGTctaaaagattagggtttccctatagcgtgtgatcacgtgtatcatccctccgggggtacggcgctgccgttatctattatatccgctgcgaaggttcttgtgttcatcaaggattgtctagctcttggtttgaggcgtatcgttcatcgatccgttgcttgcttggattcgttccctcttctccgggatgcgttcatcgcgttgttgggaggatttactaccccgGAGTTCTCggcgtgaaagatcgggcatcaactaggaggatccactcgggttcctcccacatcaTGTGGTATCGGCTTtacgggttgctcacggcgaggtgttgttgatcgatctctttgatcggtttgcatcggagaagattagctctaagatcggaggagtttggctctcggtcgaaggaggttggttggaggaagtttggcatagtttggtgcagtttggaggtcatccatgactgtttcggaggtcaaaatcgcgaaaaatcgcgaccagaatcgggaagaagacgaaatttcgcgaccTGGAAAAAGCTGgtctgaaatccggtcaaccgggccagtgaccgggcagcctggcgtagaacccggtcaaccgggcgccaaaccgggaagttcgcaaaaattcgtccggttgtgttccggtgcgatgcatccggttggcgaccggtcaaccgggccagcgaccgggcaggccggtctggaggccggtctaaccgggccctgggccgggttGGCTTAGACTGCTTGCGGTTTTCCTCCGGCGGTTTCTTCGTTCGTTGCGGTGGATTCTCCGGTGATCGTTGGTTCATGCTtgttgatgatgttcttgattcatTTGCAGACGATGTGCGTGGCATACGGTGTTCGCGTGGCACGAAGGCCGGTTATGTGTTCAATGATTACCTTGACATACGGAAGGGCGTACAACGTCATTTGTCCAAACTAAAGTGGTATTTACACCATGATGCGGCCGTTGAGGAATATGAGCATTGGGAAAGGAACATGGAATTGGGTTTCACTCGTTGTCGCCGATATGGAGGAAAGTTCACTGGTTATGATGCATATATTCTTGCTCACCGGCGTGTGGACGAAGAGTTGTATGCTTATTGGTGGGATGCGATTGACAGAGGTGAATTTGCTGAAACTTGGGAAGactacaaaacttttcttcgtagtGGTTTCGTGTTACCATATGTGGAGGAGAGTAAGCAGCCATCCAGAGTTGTGCATGCAATAGAAGAAGTGGACAGGTGCATAGTTCCTATTCgggagattgttccactaccaacggTCACTACGGTTGAGGTGAAATCTTcaaaggagaggaaacctggctgcgataccaagagcactacgtggctgttgaggaggatgtaccattgagcgggctgaatatgcaactcaagagggtacaaggtgatgcttgcaagacagttgacaaggttcagcgatggagtttgtttcagactcagtgcttgatcgagggcaaggcttgcaagttgatgattgatggtggaagctgtactaatggcattagcaaggcgatggtgacagcattggggttgtctatatggtgtcttcctgaacctaaacgtcttgagtggttgaatagctgtggaatgcagaagattactcacaaggtgcgtgtgccatttacagttgatgagtatgttgatgagatcgattgcgatgtgtttccattggaggtgtgtggattgctacttgggcgtccttggcagtatgatcgcaatgtgacacatgctgggcgagcgaatacatattcttttatgcatggtggcaaacagcggactttgaagcctatgggtgatgatcatatcaagtccgatgtggagttagtggtgcgtaaggagaagttgcacaagcctaatgtgcagcataaggtgcatgatgttccgagcattgatgttggtgatgtttcagccaagcatgtagatgacaagcaagttcttgttggtgacaagtcggatgaagctacacttattgttgatgtggatgttgcagcatgtgctacagttccagtttgtgttgatgctagtatacatactgatgatgtttgtgctgatgatgttccagtacatatggcgcagatgcgcgtgagaggagtgggaggcgagaaggTTAGCGAAGCCACtgctgatggtgtttcagcccggtcacagacccggtccaaccggaccaggcGCCGGTTGAGCCCGGTTCAGACCGGCTTaggcgctgatgccaaccggagcATGTTCTCTGAGACGTTGCGACGTCTCGGTCAGgatccggtcccagacccggttacAACCGGATCGACCGGTCGtatgtccggtcaaccgggcggcagaccggctgtggcagagcgcgtcagtggagacggtgggcagcggcactaccgtgctaggagtattgtccagttttccgcggcaccgcggatgcatcaaggcaaggatggacgtgtgagacatctatgtggcccaggaattacacatcttgtgcagggtcatatgcagcgacacaagggtccatcagtACCTcgtaagaagaaggaattggcgccaaaggccaagctcatgtggagaagaaaggaggcgccaagtgctgtatcaagtcgagaaggccgcgagggaggatgtggtgtggaaggcaagcaagacttgaggacggcgaggacgtgtcatgttcatatcacgtcaccttttccagaagaccctcacgcattggggacaacgcttcttgaaggggggggatgatatgggcacggaggcctatgtggagcccaatttcaggactccaccaacctaggtggtacgccatcaaggattcgggagtgacacgctaggacgacctacgccatgtaataattaagtctaaggttgtgtcattcattctatgttaggaaataatgtagccgagGTCATgcttgtgggccatctagggttttaatagagtctgtttgacttgggcctgtccaagtcgaactaggttaggcccaataagggggccggccggccagctctccctctcatataaggagatggcacggctagggtttaggatagaACAAGTTGAGTctaaaagattagggtttccctatagcgtgtgatcacgtgtatcatccctccgggggtacggcgctgtcgttatctattatatccgctgcgaaggttcttgtgttcatcaaggattgtctagctcttggtttgaggcgtatcgttcatcgatccgttggttgctggattcgttccctcttctccaggctgc includes:
- the LOC124687988 gene encoding gamma-glutamyl peptidase 5-like — protein: MTVAPATQLAGGGRRYALLLALNDSEYARKAHGGYGKVFVGALRSSSEDTWDCYRVIDGEFPAAEELELYDGFVVSGSPHDAHGDGAPCWVRRLCLLLQTVHAMGKRVLGVCFGHQALCRALGGKVGRATGGWVVGVKEVTFVEDVEGFEFLEEGVSRRRSASIIEVHQDEVWEVPPGGKVLAYSDKTRVEMFAVGDNALGIQGHPEYTNDILLNLIGRLVNDGTVDGCAGEAARRTAESGGPDREFWTGLCKGFLMGGGAAVAARTPAPELSCCHRVACFPAAASGPIGL